The DNA window CCAGCCCTCCTCGTCCCCAGCTCATCGGTCAAGCCTGGCAGCGCGGGGCAAACCGGACCACATACCTAAGTCGGATTCCACTTGGTGGTACCTCGCCGGTGGGGCCGTTCGGCCCTGTGCGCGACGGCATCCGCGTGGTTCGCTGGAGATGGCCGGATCGCCGGCCCGGTCGCGGGAGGCGCCGTGCCGGAAGTCATCGAAACCACGGATCTGGCGCACGCGACCGCTGTGCTCAGCGAGCTGTATTCGTCGATGCGGTTGAGCGCGCACGGCGACCGCCGCGGACTTCGCATCGTCCAGGACCGGCTCGGCCCGGTCATGGTGAACCGGATGACCTTCGGCATGAGCGTCGACATCAGCGTCGAGCCGCTGGGCACCGTCTGCGTCTGCGGCGTGCGCGCGGGCCGGGCTTCCTGCCGCAGCGGGCAGGACGAGCGTCGCTACCGGCAGGACGACGTCTTCCTCGCCGCCCAGCCCGACCGGCCGCTGTGGGTGAGCCTGCACGACCTCGACATCGACTACACGGTCATCGCTCCGAACCTGCTCGGCGAGGTCGCGCAAACCGGTCCGAGGGAACGGGAACCGGTGCGGCTGCTCGGCCACGAGCCGATCTCACCGGCGGCGGCCGCGCAGTGGCGGCGCGCCTTCGCCTTCGTCCGGAACGAAATCCAGCTGATGGACAACCCGCTGGTCCGCTCCCACACGGCCCGGCTGCTCGCCACCGTCACGCTGGCGACGTTCCCGAGCACCGCGCTGGCCGACCCGACGATCGAAGACCGCCACGACGCCAACCCGGCGACGCTGCGCCGCGCGGTCGCGTTCATCGAAGCCAACCCCGACCGGGACATCAGCATGCTCGACATCGCGAACGCCGCCTCCGTCACCGTCCGCACGGTGCAACTGGCCTTCCGCCGCCACCTCAACACGACACCCACCGCGTACCTGCGCCGCGTCCGGCTGGCCTGCGCCCACGAAAACCTGCTGGCCGCCGATTCCCGCGACGACACGGTGACCGCGATCGCCACCCGCTGGGGCTTCCCGCACCTCGGCCGGTTCGCCGCCGCCTACCGCACCGCGTACGGATGTTCCCCGCGCCACACGCTGGTTTCGTCTTCCGGATGAAACCCACGCTGACCGGGGACGACGCCGGTTCGCCCAGCGTGCTGTGCGGCGGGCTCCCGGCGGGAAGACTCGATGTGCGGAGGTGGGCCGGTCCAAGCCCCCGCCCGGTCCGCCTCCGCACGGAGCGGGTCCCTCCCCCTCGCGGGACCCTGTTTCGCGGGCGACCGCGGAACAAACGAACACCCCGCTGGCCTGACGGGCGCAGGTCAGCGGGGCGTTCCTTTGTGGACGGTTCCGGGTGGCTCAGAATCGCCTGGCCGCCTGCGCCCCGCCGTCGTACTCGGCGGCAAGGACTTCCCTGAGCCGCACCCGGCCGGACTGGTCAGGGGTGCCCATCTCGACCTCGATCCCGTCGCCTCCCCGATCGCTGAGCCACAACGTGAAGAACGGGTCGATGTCCAGCAGACACAGCAGGCCCTCTCGATCCTCTTCGGACATCTCCGTGACGATCGTGGCCGTGGTCTCCCAGCCGGGCTCGTCCTCGGGGACCACCATGTCGACCTCACAGGCGAAGAACGACACGCTCCCGTTGGCCTGCCACTCGATCGTTCCCCGCACCGGCTCACCGCTCATCACGCCAGTATGCCCCCGGCCGGGAGAACAACGCCCCGCTGATCCGTTGCGTGGGCACGAACTGGGCAGCGAGCGCCGAGAAAACGGCCTTCAGCAGCTTCCGATGTGCCGTATGCGGTCCCCGGGCCGTGGCGCGCGCGGTCGCTTCGCGGGGACCAGTCCCGCGCGCGAAACCTATGCTCCGAAGACATGGCATGGTTTCGACGGCGCGCAGCGGCGCCCGCCCCGGCGGCCCCTCATTCGGCGAGCACCAGGGTGGTGGTCACCTCCCCGGACGGGCCCACCACGACGTGGCCCAGCCGCACCCTCGCCGGTCAGACCTTCGCCGCGATCACCGCGACACGCACAACGAAGGAGCCGACCTGGCCTCGCCCCGGACTGACCATCGGGAACCGGCAACTGCCCGGGATCCTCGTGCCCAGCAAGACCGACCTGTTCGTGGCCAAGGCGAGGAGCAAGCCTCCGAATGACGGCGAACCCTCGATCTTCGTGGTGCAGCACGACTTCCTGGCCGGCGAGGAGCGCGACACTCCTTCCTATCTGGGCGTCGGCGCCCGCGCCACGATGTTCGTGAACCTCAGTTCCAGGCTTTGCCCAAGCCT is part of the Amycolatopsis sp. CA-230715 genome and encodes:
- a CDS encoding helix-turn-helix transcriptional regulator codes for the protein MPEVIETTDLAHATAVLSELYSSMRLSAHGDRRGLRIVQDRLGPVMVNRMTFGMSVDISVEPLGTVCVCGVRAGRASCRSGQDERRYRQDDVFLAAQPDRPLWVSLHDLDIDYTVIAPNLLGEVAQTGPREREPVRLLGHEPISPAAAAQWRRAFAFVRNEIQLMDNPLVRSHTARLLATVTLATFPSTALADPTIEDRHDANPATLRRAVAFIEANPDRDISMLDIANAASVTVRTVQLAFRRHLNTTPTAYLRRVRLACAHENLLAADSRDDTVTAIATRWGFPHLGRFAAAYRTAYGCSPRHTLVSSSG